The following coding sequences are from one Cryptococcus deuterogattii R265 chromosome 1, complete sequence window:
- a CDS encoding ribonucleoside-diphosphate reductase subunit M2, translating into MAAVETPSKAAASAFANIDLNTTKKASEPTLLSKLQAAAPTKPVIEEVQAAPEEDVEEYRKRFVGDLDCEEKDEPLLKETNARFVLFPIKYHEIWQMYKKAQASFWTAEEINLAPDLHDWENKLNDNERYFIEHVLAFFAASDGIVNENLVERFSAEVQVAEAKSFYGFQIMMENIHAETYSLLIDTYIKDTARRNFLFDAMDTIPCIRKKADWALRWISDKRSCFGERLIAFAAVEGIFFSGSFASIFWLKKRGLMPGLTFSNELISRDEGLHTDFACLLFTHLRRRPHPDTIARIIKEAVSIEQEFLTDALPVSLIGMNAKLMCQYIEFVADRLLVALGNEKIWNSTNPFDFMEMISLQGKANFFESRVSAYSKSGVNQAVGAADHNAIKKGFSLDEDF; encoded by the exons CTTCCaaggctgctgcttctgccTTTGCAAACATTGACCTCAACACCACCAAGAAGGCTTCCGAGCCCACTCTTCTGTCCAAGCTCCAAGCTGCTGCTCCTACCAAGCCTGTCATCGAGGAGGTTCAGGCCGCCCCCGAGGAGGATGTCGAGGAGTACCGTAAGCGATTCGTCGGCGACCTCGACtgcgaggaaaaggacgaGCCTTTGTTGAAGGAGACCAACGCGAGGTTTGTCCTGTTCCCCATCAAGTACCATGAG ATCTGGCAAATGTACAAGAAGGCTCAGGCTTCTTTCTGGACTGCCGAGGAGATTAACCTCGCCCCTGATCTTCACGACTGGGAGAACAAGCTCAATGACAATGAGCGATACTTTATTGAGCACGttcttgcctttttcgCTGCT TCTGACGGTATCGTCAACGAAAACCTTGTCGAGCGATTCTCTGCCGAGGTCCAAGTTGCTGAGGCCAAGTCTTTCTACGGTTTCCAGATCATGAT GGAGAACATACACGCCGAGACCTACTCTCTCCTTATCGACACCTACATCAAGGACACTGCTCGACGAAACTTCCTTTTCGACGCTATGGACACCATCCCTTGTATCCGAAAGAAGGCCGACTGGGCTCTTCGATGGATCTCTGACAAGCGATCTTGTTTCGGTGAGCGACTCATCGCTTTCGCTGCCGTCGAAGgtatcttcttctctggtTCTTTcgcctccatcttctggcTCAAGAAGCGAGGTCTCATGCCTGGTCTCACCTTCTCTAACGAGCTCATCTCTCGTGACGAGGGTCTCCACACCGACTTTGCCtgtctcctcttcacccatctccGAAGACGCCCTCACCCCGACACTATTGCCAGGATCATCAAGGAGGCTGTCAGCATTGAGCAAGAGTTCTTGACTG ACGCTCTCCCCGTCTCTCTTATCGGTATGAATGCCAAGCTCATGTGCCAATACATTGAGTTTGTCGCCGACCgtcttcttgttgctttGGGTAACGAGAAGATTTGGAACTCTACCAACCCCTTCGACTTTATGGAGATGATCTCCCTCCAAGGCAAGGCCAACTTTTTCGAGTCTCGAGTCTCTGCATACTCCAAATCTGGTGTCAACCAAGCTGTCGGTGCCGCTGACCACAATGCCATCAAGAAGGGCTTTTCTCTCGACGAAGACTTCTAA
- a CDS encoding mitochondrial protein — MSVPRLLVVGGNGFLGSAICKAAVGKGWEVSSMSSSGKPYTTPAGHTPAWVPKVSWHSASAFSPSSYSSLVSSSTAVVHTLGILLEDQGYKKAVKEGDILSLAGGFLKGLGGGDGNPLKTAEEKRRGYEGMNRDSALEVLNTMISTLHPSAPNEAVKEKTFVYISAADAFRPLVPRRYIESKREAELEIARRCSETDGVRSIFIRPGLMYHPHTRPLSTLPAFLIDLSSKLNAALPTPLQNIPSLFSPQSAIRGALEGARTFPLHVDHVATAVLKCVEDGERRGVVEVDEMRRWAGFKYSNDAALEH; from the exons ATGTCTGTCCCCCGCCTGCTCGTAGTCGGAGGGAATGGTTTCCTTG GCTCTGCCATCTGTAAAGCTGCCGTCGGCAAAGGCTGGGAAGTCAGCTCCATGAG CTCGTCGGGCAAACCGTACACCACTCCCGCAGGCCACACACCCGCCTGGGTCCCTAAAGTATCATGGCACTCTGCCTCTgctttttccccttcctcctacTCTTCCCTtgtatcttcatccacgGCTGTCGTTCACACCCTTGGTATATTACTGGAAGATCAAGGGTATAAAAAGGCAGTGAAAGAGGGGGATATATTGAGTCTTGCTGGGGGATTTCTGAAGGGtttgggtggaggagacGGCAATCCGTTGAAGACGgccgaagaaaagagacgAGGGTACGAAGGGATGAACAGGGATTCAG CGCTCGAGGTGCTGAACACTATGATCAGCACTCTTCATCCGTCAGCTCCTAATGAGGCtgtaaaggagaagacgttTGTCTACATATCTGCTGCAGATGCTTTCAGACCTTTGGTGCCAAGGAGGTATATCGAATCGAAGCGGGAAGCAGAATTAGAGATTGCGAGGAGGTGCTCTGAGACCGATGGTGTCAGATCGATATTTATCCGACCTG GCTTAATGTACCATCCGCACACACGCCCTTTATCCACTCTCcccgccttcctcattgACCTTTCTTCCAAACTGAATGCTGCCCTTCCCACACCCCTTCAAAATATCCCTagcctcttctcccctcAATCGGCCATCCGAGGCGCCCTCGAAGGGGCGAGGaccttccctctccatGTAGACCATGTCGCAACTGCTGTACTCAAGTGTGTGGAAGACggcgagagaagaggggtcGTCGAGGTCGATGaaatgaggagatgggcAGGGTTCAAGTATAGCAATGATGCTGCCTTGGAACATTAA
- a CDS encoding NAD+ synthetase: protein MHLVTVATCQLRQWALDFEGNCERIIRSIAIAKSRGATLRVGPELEIPGYGCLDHFLEGDTMLHSWEVLAKILQSDEAKDIVCDIGMPLEHKNNNYNCRVIIYNGKILLIRPKMWMANDGNYRELRHFTPWHKHRQVENHSLPHMIRTVTGQSYVPFGDAVIATEDTVIGIELCEELFTPASPHILMGLDGVEIFTNSSGSHHELRKLNRRVELIKEATMKLGGIYLYANQQGCDGDRLYYDGACLIAMNGQILAQGTQFSLSEVEVVTATVDLRAVRAHRTTSSRRMQSAQAEAYERVVADTRLDGGEQIKVGFQETKGSMNVSYHTPEEEIALGPACWLWDYLRRSRTQGYFLPLSGGIDSCATAVIVHSMCRLVVEAAANGDEQVITDARRIANEPDDSTYVPEDPREFAGRIFHTCYMGTENSSNETRERAKNLANAIGAYHVDLNMDTAVSAVKGIFSLVTGKTPQFKVHGGTNAENLALQNIQARLRMVVSYMFAQLLPWVRGKNGGLLVLGSANVDESLRGYFTKYDCSSADVNPIGGISKVDLKRFIAWAQVKFDLPILYNFLHAVPTAELIPIGPDNAIQSDEIEMGMTYDELSVFGRLRKVEKCGPFSMFGKLVQEWGGFLSPKEIAEKVKHFFFMYAINRHKMTTITPSVHMESYSPDDNRFDLRPFLYPSRFTYQFRKIDELAGRLPDRAQKPKVDTNEVD, encoded by the exons ATGCATCTTGTCACAGTAGCAAC CTG TCAACTCCGACAATGGGCCCTGGACTTCGAG GGCAACTGCGAACGTATCATTCGTTCTATTGCCATTGCCAAGTCTCGTGGAGCAACGCTTCGAGTGGGACCAGAGCTCGAAATTCCGGGATACGGATGTTTGGATCATTTCCTTGAAG GTGATACCATGCTCCACTCTTGGGAAGTTCTTGCCAAAATCTTGCAGAGCGATGAGGCCAAGGACATTGTTTGTGATATTGGAAT GCCTCTTGAACACAAAAACAACAATTATAATTGCCGAGTCATCATCTATAACGGCAAGATTCTTTTGATCAGGCCGAAGATGTGGATGGCTAACGATGGGAACTAT CGAGAGCTAAGACACTTCACACCTTGGCACAAGCACAGGCAGGTTGAAAACCACTCTTTGCCCCATATGATCAGGACTGTCACTGGACAG AGCTATGTGCCTTTCGGAGATGCAGTAATAGCTACAGAAGATACAGTCATTGGTATCGAGCTGTGTGAGGAGCTCTTCACCCCTGCCTC ACCCCACATTCTTATGGGCCTTGACGGTGTTGAGATCTTTACCAACTCCTCCGGTAGTCACCACGAGCTTAGAAAGCTTAACCGTCGTGTGGAGCTTATCAAAGAAGCTACCATGAAA CTTGGCGGTATCTACCTCTATGCTAACCAGCAAGGTTGTGACGGTGACCGTCTGTACTATGACGGAGCATGTCTCATTGCCATGAACGGCCAAATCCTCGCTCAAGGCACTCAGTTCTCCCTTTCCGAAGTCGAAGTTGTCACCGCCACCGTTGACCTTCGCGCTGTTCGGGCTCACAGGACAACAAGTAGCAGGAGGATGCAGAGCGCCCAGGCTGAGGCGTATGAGAGAGTTGTAGCGGACACCAGACTCGATGGTGGTGAGCAGATCAAGGTGGGATTTCAGGAGACTAAGGGTAGCATGAATGTGAGCTATCACACCccggaagaggagattgc ACTTGGTCCTGCATGCTGGCTCTGGGACTACCTTCGCCGATCACGTACTCAAGGTtacttcctccctctcagTGGAGGTATCGACAGTTGTGCCACGGCCGTCATCGTACACTCTATGTGTCGTTTGGTCGTGGAGGCTGCTGCAAATGGAG ACGAGCAGGTTATCACTGATGCTCGACGAATCGCAAATGAGCCTGACGACAGCACCTACGTTCCCGAGGACCCTCGTGAATTCGCCGGCAGGATCTTCCACACTTGCTACATGGGCACGGAGAACTCTAGTAATGAGACTAGAGAAAGAGCCAAAAATCTTGCAAACGCTATCGGCGC GTACCATGTTGATTTGAACATGGACACCGCTGTGAGTGCCGTCAAGGGTATCTTCAGCCTAGTGACTGGCAAGACTCCTCAATTCAAGGTGCATGGTGGAACCAATGCCGAGAATTTGGCACTGCAAAACATTCAG GCACGGCTGCGAATGGTTGTTAGTTACATGTTTGCCCAACTTCTCCCATGGGTTAGGGGTAAGAACGGTGGCCTCTTAGTTTTGGGCAGTGCCAACGTCGATGAGAGTCTGCGAGGCTATTTCACCAAATACGA CTGCTCAAGTGCCGATGTCAACCCTATCGGTGGTATCAGTAAGGTCGACCTCAAGAGGTTCATCGCCTGGGCCCAAGTCAAGTTTGacctccccatcctctacAA CTTCCTCCATGCTGTCCCCACGGCTGAGCTTATCCCCATCGGCCCCGATAACGCCATCCAATCTGACGAAATCGAAATGGGCATGACTTATGACGAGCTTTCGGTATTTGGTCGTTTGCgaaaagtggagaagtGTGGGCCGTTCAGCATGTTTGGCAAGTTGGTGCAGGAGTGGGGAGGTTTCTTGTCCCCGAAAGAGATTGCGGAGAAGGTCAagcacttcttcttcatgtaTGCCATCAATAGGCATAAAAT GACTACCATCACTCCTTCAGTGCACATG GAGTCATACAGCCCCGACGATAACCGCTTTGACCTTCGACCATTCTTGTATCCCTCTCGATTCACTTATCAATTCAGGAAGATTGATGAACTTGCTGGAAGGTTGCCTGATAGAGCCCAGAAGCCTAAGGTTGACACGAATGAAGTTGATTAA